In the genome of Halobacterium noricense, one region contains:
- a CDS encoding DUF2110 family protein — MVVLATKLYVKGDARERSLDSLRSQVENDVGELDVEYDVGVRHDDFPTVTLEGPDEVAARNVLAETWGEITEGFEAGETYVGTLESWDDEGFVLDAGEDVRVPTDALGLGPGTAAQIRERFGLVQHVPLRFTYGEPSELAEVERDRLYEWTRGTGRLNVNSATRGEVRATVNRAGHAQDIVTVERLGLLEQSIVCREGTDPPGLLAAIGEYLPSELLAVVP; from the coding sequence ATGGTCGTTCTCGCAACCAAACTGTACGTGAAGGGGGACGCCCGCGAGCGCTCGCTGGACAGCCTCCGGTCGCAAGTGGAGAACGACGTCGGCGAACTCGACGTCGAGTACGACGTCGGCGTGCGCCACGACGACTTCCCGACGGTGACCCTCGAGGGTCCCGACGAGGTGGCCGCGCGGAACGTCCTCGCGGAGACGTGGGGCGAAATCACCGAGGGCTTCGAGGCCGGCGAGACGTACGTCGGCACGCTCGAATCCTGGGACGACGAGGGATTCGTGCTCGACGCGGGCGAGGACGTCCGCGTGCCCACCGACGCACTCGGCCTCGGGCCGGGGACGGCCGCCCAGATTCGCGAACGCTTCGGGCTCGTGCAGCACGTCCCGCTGCGGTTCACGTACGGCGAGCCGTCCGAACTCGCGGAGGTCGAGCGCGACCGCCTCTACGAGTGGACGCGCGGCACCGGCCGGCTGAACGTCAACAGCGCGACCCGCGGCGAGGTCCGCGCGACGGTCAACCGCGCCGGCCACGCCCAAGACATCGTCACCGTCGAACGCCTCGGTCTGCTCGAACAGAGCATCGTCTGCCGCGAGGGCACGGA
- a CDS encoding transcription factor: MAFEELLDDPVVQKYLHELVGPKGMPVAVSPPDGEVTDEELAERLGLELNDVRRALFILYENDLATYRRVRDEDSGWLTYLWTFEYDNVPENLREEMDRLLEALVDRREYELDNEFYLCEVCSIRFEFGEAMDLGFECPECGSPVEAMENTDLVEAMDERIENLRAELGVRA; encoded by the coding sequence ATGGCTTTTGAGGAGCTACTCGACGACCCCGTGGTTCAGAAGTACCTCCACGAGTTGGTCGGGCCGAAGGGGATGCCGGTGGCGGTGTCCCCGCCGGACGGCGAGGTGACCGACGAGGAGCTCGCCGAGCGGCTCGGGCTCGAACTGAACGACGTGCGCCGAGCGCTGTTCATCCTCTACGAGAACGACCTCGCGACGTACCGCCGCGTCCGCGACGAGGACTCGGGGTGGCTCACGTACCTCTGGACGTTCGAGTACGACAACGTCCCGGAGAACCTCCGCGAGGAGATGGACCGCCTGCTGGAGGCGCTCGTCGACCGCCGCGAGTACGAGCTGGACAACGAGTTCTACCTCTGTGAAGTGTGTTCGATTCGCTTCGAGTTCGGGGAGGCGATGGACCTCGGCTTCGAGTGCCCCGAGTGCGGGTCGCCCGTCGAAGCGATGGAGAACACCGACCTCGTGGAAGCGATGGACGAGCGCATCGAGAATCTCCGCGCGGAACTCGGAGTGAGGGCCTGA
- a CDS encoding bile acid:sodium symporter family protein: MSVSGGISRVAQVASKYFVVWVIAAAGLALTYPDAFVPVLDYVNPLLGIIMLGMGLTLQPADFKRLVERPVDVGIGAVTQWLVMPLAAYALYLLFDLPDAIGVGLILVGAAPGGTASNVMSYLGRGDVALSVAITTVTTLAAPIVMPAWTLFILGEAIDVTFMEMFTSIVQIVIIPVVLGFGIRYVLDRYSPKAAEVGVDVFPVISVVAIVAIVAGVVGANVDNILTAGVLVLAAVVLHNGVGLGAGYGVGRLFGMSEDRVRTTTFEVGLQNSGLAVALAASLFDPAAALIPALFSVWHNVSGPALASYFTWRDDQTADAAAATAD; the protein is encoded by the coding sequence ATGAGCGTCAGCGGCGGGATTTCGCGGGTGGCACAGGTCGCGAGCAAGTACTTCGTCGTCTGGGTGATTGCGGCGGCGGGCCTCGCGCTCACCTATCCGGACGCGTTCGTCCCCGTGCTGGACTACGTCAACCCCCTCTTGGGCATCATCATGCTCGGGATGGGGCTGACGCTCCAGCCCGCGGACTTCAAGCGCCTCGTCGAGCGCCCCGTCGACGTCGGCATCGGCGCGGTGACGCAGTGGCTCGTGATGCCGCTGGCGGCGTACGCGCTCTACCTCCTCTTCGACCTGCCGGACGCCATCGGCGTCGGCCTCATCCTCGTCGGCGCGGCCCCCGGTGGTACTGCGTCGAACGTGATGTCGTACCTCGGCCGCGGCGACGTCGCGCTGTCGGTCGCCATCACGACGGTGACGACGCTCGCCGCGCCCATCGTGATGCCCGCGTGGACGCTGTTCATCCTCGGGGAGGCCATCGACGTGACGTTCATGGAGATGTTCACGAGCATCGTCCAGATCGTCATCATTCCGGTCGTGCTCGGCTTCGGGATTCGGTACGTCCTCGACCGCTACTCGCCGAAGGCGGCCGAGGTCGGCGTCGACGTCTTCCCCGTGATTAGCGTCGTCGCCATCGTCGCCATCGTCGCCGGCGTCGTCGGTGCGAACGTCGACAACATCCTCACCGCGGGCGTGCTCGTGCTGGCTGCTGTCGTCCTCCACAACGGCGTCGGGCTCGGCGCGGGCTACGGCGTCGGCCGGCTGTTCGGCATGTCCGAGGACCGCGTGCGGACGACGACCTTCGAGGTCGGCCTCCAGAACAGCGGGCTCGCAGTCGCGCTCGCGGCGTCGCTGTTCGACCCGGCGGCCGCGCTCATCCCCGCGCTGTTCAGCGTCTGGCACAACGTCAGCGGCCCCGCGCTCGCGAGCTACTTCACGTGGCGCGACGACCAGACCGCAGACGCCGCCGCCGCGACCGCGGACTGA
- a CDS encoding tRNA (cytidine(56)-2'-O)-methyltransferase: protein MQGYPEVTVLRYGHRPGRDDRMTTHVGLTARALGADRVVFPGNAGQSEQTVADITERFGGPFDVELTDGLDAFIRDWEGCIVHLTMYGERLQDVESEIRRVHDDQRQPLLVVVGGEKVSFEVYEEADFNVGVTNQPHSEVAGLAVFLDHLFDGAELDQEYENAEQRVIPQALGKRVEEVDEE from the coding sequence ATGCAGGGATACCCCGAGGTCACGGTGCTCCGGTACGGCCACCGGCCGGGCCGGGACGACCGGATGACCACGCACGTCGGCCTGACGGCGCGCGCGCTCGGCGCGGACCGCGTCGTCTTCCCCGGGAACGCCGGGCAGTCCGAGCAGACGGTCGCGGACATCACCGAGCGGTTCGGCGGCCCCTTCGACGTCGAACTCACGGACGGACTGGACGCGTTCATCCGCGACTGGGAGGGCTGTATCGTCCACCTCACGATGTACGGCGAGCGCCTGCAGGACGTCGAGAGCGAGATTCGACGCGTCCACGACGACCAGCGACAACCCCTCCTGGTGGTCGTCGGCGGCGAGAAGGTCTCCTTCGAGGTGTACGAGGAAGCCGACTTCAACGTCGGCGTCACGAACCAGCCCCACTCGGAGGTGGCGGGGCTGGCGGTGTTCCTCGATCACCTCTTCGACGGCGCGGAACTCGACCAGGAGTACGAGAACGCCGAGCAGCGCGTGATTCCACAGGCCCTCGGGAAGCGCGTCGAGGAAGTCGACGAGGAGTGA
- the fer gene encoding ferredoxin Fer, translating to MDSPFDVLGVDEDASEGEIEHAYRERVKEAHPDQGGSAAEFQLVRAAYEKVTSEDADDGTDIATEAGFGTESPTDYGVDPERDFRPWEETHVEYLNYAVLDDYGWALGDDDLFARAADAGLDPVNHGEFDVAPGESLLEAAEDRGFAWPYACRGGACANCAVVVVDGDLSQPTDHILSPELVDRDIRLSCNGVPTTEDLRVVYNVKHLAELEDLRLPPYPFELAHADD from the coding sequence ATGGATTCTCCCTTCGACGTGCTGGGGGTCGACGAGGACGCCAGCGAAGGGGAGATCGAGCACGCGTACCGCGAGCGCGTCAAGGAGGCCCACCCCGACCAGGGCGGGTCGGCGGCGGAGTTCCAGTTAGTGCGCGCAGCCTACGAGAAAGTCACCAGCGAGGACGCCGACGACGGCACGGACATCGCGACGGAAGCCGGCTTCGGCACCGAGTCGCCGACGGACTACGGCGTCGACCCCGAACGCGACTTCCGGCCGTGGGAGGAGACCCACGTCGAGTACCTGAACTACGCCGTGCTGGACGACTACGGCTGGGCGCTGGGCGACGACGACCTCTTCGCGCGCGCCGCCGACGCTGGCCTCGACCCCGTCAACCACGGCGAGTTCGACGTCGCGCCCGGCGAGTCGCTGCTGGAGGCCGCCGAGGACCGCGGGTTCGCGTGGCCGTACGCCTGCCGTGGCGGCGCGTGCGCGAACTGCGCGGTCGTGGTCGTCGACGGCGACCTCTCCCAGCCCACCGACCACATTCTCTCCCCGGAGCTCGTCGACCGGGACATCCGGCTGTCCTGCAACGGCGTTCCCACCACCGAGGACCTCCGCGTCGTCTACAACGTCAAACACCTCGCGGAGCTGGAGGACCTCCGGCTGCCGCCGTACCCCTTCGAACTCGCGCACGCCGACGACTGA
- a CDS encoding N-acyl homoserine lactonase family protein, whose amino-acid sequence MPASKLYAFDTADWDYEYSSMVRGEQPGETYASPCPCYLVDHPEGTVLVDTGVDPAMVADPEHYGNYGAPQAADHTADIETNAGRRASALLTDVGYSPEDVDVVVLTHLHLDHAGDVKSFADAEIVVQQAELEYAWWPADPFQRDLYLEGDFGVLRSPEFDVTPVEGRYDVFGDGAIECVPTPGHTAGHQSVKVDLENEGTVVLGGDVAFLETAYEADRQPSFAWDTETAIATARRLRNDAQRWDADVYLAHDRDHLDALPEPPAHLD is encoded by the coding sequence ATGCCCGCGTCGAAGCTCTACGCGTTCGATACGGCCGACTGGGACTACGAGTACAGCTCGATGGTGCGCGGCGAGCAGCCCGGCGAGACGTACGCCTCGCCGTGCCCGTGTTACCTCGTCGACCACCCCGAGGGGACAGTGCTCGTGGACACCGGCGTCGACCCGGCGATGGTCGCCGACCCCGAGCACTACGGCAACTACGGCGCGCCGCAGGCCGCCGACCACACCGCGGACATCGAGACGAACGCCGGGCGGCGCGCGTCCGCGCTGCTCACGGACGTCGGCTACAGTCCCGAGGACGTCGACGTGGTGGTGCTCACGCACCTCCACCTCGACCACGCGGGCGACGTGAAGTCGTTCGCGGACGCCGAAATCGTCGTCCAGCAGGCCGAGTTGGAGTACGCGTGGTGGCCCGCGGACCCGTTCCAGCGCGACCTCTACCTGGAGGGGGACTTCGGCGTGCTGCGCTCCCCGGAGTTCGACGTGACGCCAGTCGAGGGACGCTACGACGTGTTCGGCGACGGTGCCATCGAGTGCGTCCCGACGCCCGGCCACACCGCCGGCCACCAGTCGGTGAAGGTCGACCTCGAGAACGAGGGGACCGTCGTGCTCGGCGGCGACGTGGCGTTCCTCGAAACCGCCTACGAGGCCGACCGCCAGCCGTCGTTCGCGTGGGACACCGAGACCGCCATCGCAACCGCGCGCCGCCTCCGGAACGACGCGCAGCGCTGGGACGCCGACGTCTACCTCGCCCACGACCGCGACCACCTCGACGCGCTCCCGGAGCCGCCCGCACACCTCGACTGA